In a single window of the Betaproteobacteria bacterium genome:
- a CDS encoding FCD domain-containing protein — protein sequence MGSEISELARTPDKYEQYVEAALAVNNALTESLTNRWLRDMLQALTLQTRRYTRLALASVERRKDSARLWRKLLEAIRSGDRESAQNIASRISLATRDAAIKYLEEERST from the coding sequence ATGGGATCGGAGATTTCTGAGCTTGCAAGGACGCCGGACAAGTACGAGCAATACGTAGAGGCCGCGCTGGCGGTAAACAATGCGTTGACGGAAAGCCTGACCAATCGCTGGCTCCGCGACATGCTTCAGGCGCTGACGCTGCAGACCAGACGCTACACACGGCTTGCGCTCGCCTCGGTCGAACGTCGCAAGGACTCCGCGCGGCTTTGGCGTAAGTTACTCGAGGCGATCAGATCAGGAGACCGAGAGTCCGCGCAGAACATCGCCTCTCGAATTTCGCTCGCCACACGGGATGCCGCGATCAAATATCTGGAGGAGGAGCGCTCGACATGA
- a CDS encoding TauD/TfdA family dioxygenase, whose product MTSALRDVLRSPITDRSAWKGSDLEKGEQWIYTLPADAIKELDATLARLREHPVPLTELRREHFALPALVGDLARIAEELENGRGFVVIRGLPFGKYDDDDIARIFWGIGTHFGYPISQNAKGDLLGHVRAVEGLQYMDKNVRGYQTSAELFFHNDNCDIVGLLCFRKAKSGGVSRLASAITLYNEVLSTHPEYLEVLARGFHYDLRGEELPGVGPLTPHRIPVYSYYEGKLSCRYVYTAIMQAARKAGLTFTDLETAAMEFLNQTAARKDIRLEMVLEPGDMQFCNNHAVLHSRTAYEEWPEPERKRHMLRLWLNNGHRKLAPEFADRYGDGVGMGVPPATGQTRAALS is encoded by the coding sequence ATGACGTCAGCACTGCGCGATGTGCTTCGTAGTCCGATCACCGACCGCAGCGCCTGGAAGGGTAGCGACCTGGAAAAGGGTGAGCAGTGGATATATACGTTGCCGGCTGACGCCATCAAGGAACTCGATGCAACTCTGGCGCGTTTGCGCGAGCACCCGGTTCCTCTCACCGAGCTGCGCCGTGAACATTTCGCGCTGCCGGCCCTGGTCGGCGATCTAGCCCGCATAGCGGAAGAGCTGGAAAACGGCCGTGGCTTCGTCGTCATCAGAGGGCTCCCCTTCGGCAAATACGACGACGACGATATCGCGCGCATCTTCTGGGGTATCGGAACGCATTTTGGTTACCCGATCTCGCAAAACGCCAAGGGCGATCTGCTGGGGCACGTGCGAGCAGTCGAAGGCCTGCAATACATGGACAAGAATGTTCGCGGTTATCAGACCAGCGCTGAGTTGTTTTTCCATAATGACAACTGCGACATCGTCGGACTGCTTTGCTTTCGCAAAGCCAAATCAGGTGGAGTGTCGCGTCTGGCAAGCGCGATTACGCTGTACAATGAGGTATTGTCGACCCATCCGGAATACCTGGAAGTGTTGGCGCGAGGCTTCCACTACGATCTGCGAGGCGAGGAGTTGCCTGGTGTGGGTCCACTCACCCCGCATCGCATTCCGGTTTACAGCTACTACGAAGGAAAGCTCTCGTGCCGGTATGTCTACACGGCAATCATGCAGGCGGCGCGCAAAGCGGGCCTGACATTTACGGATCTGGAAACGGCAGCGATGGAATTTCTCAACCAGACGGCTGCGCGTAAAGATATCCGCCTCGAGATGGTCCTCGAGCCTGGCGACATGCAGTTCTGCAATAACCACGCAGTTCTTCATTCGCGGACGGCTTACGAAGAGTGGCCGGAACCGGAGCGCAAGCGTCACATGCTGCGGCTATGGCTCAACAACGGTCATCGCAAGCTTGCCCCGGAGTTTGCCGACCGGTATGGAGACGGCGTTGGGATGGGCGTACCGCCTGCGACCGGGCAGACACGGGCGGCACTGTCATGA
- a CDS encoding TauD/TfdA family dioxygenase, which yields MRAVPLADQIGADILNVDLSQPLCQADFRAIYDAWMAHHVLRFRGQDLTKEQLLDFSAHFGELDKAPINMKGEPWLPGYPNLAVMSNIIEQGQPLGSLGYGEAVWHTDMSYNDTTPSAALLYSREVTKSGGETGFLNMYHAYETLPEDLNAAIEGKQIKHDASRNSAGQLRKGYKEVSDPRETPGAVHAIIIRHPVTKRRALYLGRRPLSCIVGLPLDESETLLDRLWAHATREEFAWFQKWSVGDLLMWDNRCVMHKRTAFDPTERRYMLRTQVKGSRPAA from the coding sequence GTGCGTGCGGTTCCGCTCGCAGACCAGATCGGCGCGGATATCCTCAACGTCGATTTGTCGCAGCCGCTCTGCCAGGCCGATTTCAGGGCCATTTACGACGCGTGGATGGCGCATCACGTTCTGCGTTTCAGAGGACAGGACCTCACCAAGGAGCAGTTGCTCGATTTCAGCGCGCACTTCGGCGAGCTGGACAAGGCGCCGATCAACATGAAAGGCGAGCCGTGGCTTCCGGGCTACCCGAATCTCGCCGTAATGTCGAACATCATCGAGCAGGGCCAGCCGCTGGGGAGCCTCGGCTACGGTGAAGCCGTGTGGCATACGGACATGTCCTACAACGATACGACGCCCTCCGCTGCCTTACTTTATTCCCGGGAAGTCACTAAGAGCGGCGGCGAAACCGGCTTTCTGAACATGTACCACGCGTACGAGACGCTGCCGGAAGACCTCAATGCGGCGATCGAAGGTAAGCAGATCAAGCATGACGCAAGCCGGAATAGCGCCGGCCAGCTGCGCAAGGGCTACAAAGAAGTGAGCGATCCGCGTGAAACGCCGGGCGCCGTGCACGCGATCATCATTCGCCATCCCGTGACGAAACGCCGTGCGCTCTATCTCGGCCGGCGCCCCCTGAGCTGCATCGTCGGCCTGCCCCTCGACGAAAGCGAAACTCTGCTGGACCGCCTGTGGGCGCATGCGACTCGTGAGGAGTTTGCCTGGTTTCAGAAATGGAGCGTCGGCGATCTCTTGATGTGGGACAACCGCTGCGTGATGCACAAACGCACGGCATTCGATCCGACCGAGCGCCGCTACATGCTGAGAACGCAAGTCAAAGGCTCACGTCCCGCGGCGTAG
- a CDS encoding SDR family oxidoreductase, whose product METGLKGKTVLITGASRNMGRHAALAYAREGANLAICTSTKMAELRQVADELRALGENVVAEKCDVGDAAAVGRFVKTVCGELGSIDVVLNNAVYRAEGNFLEQSDEAWMRNVEVNIHGPRNICRAVLPAMMDKKWGRIINFSGIAPFLGIGAAKAMAKTGIIGFTRGIAREFAEHNITANCIGPGTIEVERDAFQMNKELRPMQPIRRLGKPQEVVSLMVYLASEDASFITGQCYLVNGGMYML is encoded by the coding sequence ATGGAAACCGGTCTGAAGGGAAAGACGGTGCTGATCACCGGCGCGAGCCGCAACATGGGACGCCATGCCGCTCTCGCGTACGCGCGCGAAGGGGCCAATCTCGCGATCTGCACCAGCACCAAGATGGCCGAGTTGCGGCAGGTCGCCGATGAACTGCGCGCGCTCGGCGAAAATGTAGTAGCGGAAAAGTGCGACGTGGGCGATGCGGCCGCGGTGGGCCGGTTCGTGAAGACGGTGTGCGGCGAGCTCGGTTCGATCGATGTCGTGCTGAACAATGCCGTCTACCGTGCGGAAGGCAATTTTCTCGAGCAGAGCGACGAAGCCTGGATGCGGAACGTCGAAGTGAACATTCACGGTCCGCGCAATATCTGCCGCGCCGTGTTACCCGCAATGATGGATAAAAAGTGGGGCCGGATCATCAATTTTTCCGGCATCGCACCCTTCCTCGGCATCGGCGCAGCCAAGGCCATGGCCAAGACCGGCATCATCGGTTTCACCCGCGGCATCGCCCGAGAGTTTGCCGAGCACAACATTACCGCCAACTGTATCGGCCCCGGAACGATCGAAGTCGAGCGCGACGCCTTTCAGATGAACAAAGAGCTGCGGCCGATGCAGCCGATACGCCGGCTGGGTAAGCCGCAGGAAGTGGTGTCGCTGATGGTCTATCTCGCGAGCGAGGACGCCAGCTTCATCACCGGGCAGTGTTACCTGGTGAACGGCGGTATGTACATGCTTTAG
- a CDS encoding tripartite tricarboxylate transporter substrate binding protein, with product MAGTGAQASHAAAMAQQRSSQACPGVCRPVWRRRWDGRTACDRADTGGTVMTLRKIMPMWRRVSGLLLGLVLAFPLLAFGQARDYPTRPVRLIAPFPPAGPTDVLARAIGVKLTEYWGQQVIVDNRPGAGGNIGTELAARAAPDGYTLVMGTIATHAINESLYTNLPFSAQKDFVPVALAAQTPSLVVLHPSVAAKTFGEFIALAKAKPRGLNYAHAGVGTLGHLSMELLTMQSGVQVNHIPYKGTGPALVDTISGQTAFMITSALTAAPHVRNARLRAIAITSAKRSAAWPDIPTVAESGYPNYLAVGWAGVFAPARVPRTLPARLNADINRALASPDTRDRLLASGSEPGSLTSDEFGAFVRAEIARWGQVIRAAAIKPE from the coding sequence GTGGCCGGAACCGGAGCGCAAGCGTCACATGCTGCGGCTATGGCTCAACAACGGTCATCGCAAGCTTGCCCCGGAGTTTGCCGACCGGTATGGAGACGGCGTTGGGATGGGCGTACCGCCTGCGACCGGGCAGACACGGGCGGCACTGTCATGACTTTGCGCAAGATTATGCCAATGTGGCGGCGGGTTTCTGGGCTGTTGCTTGGGCTGGTTCTGGCCTTTCCGCTCTTAGCTTTCGGCCAGGCACGCGATTACCCCACGCGCCCGGTGCGGCTGATCGCGCCTTTCCCGCCCGCCGGGCCAACCGATGTGCTGGCGCGCGCGATCGGCGTGAAGCTGACGGAGTATTGGGGTCAGCAGGTCATCGTCGACAATCGGCCCGGTGCGGGTGGCAACATTGGCACCGAGCTTGCCGCCCGCGCAGCGCCCGACGGCTACACGCTGGTCATGGGAACGATCGCAACGCACGCGATCAACGAGAGTCTGTACACCAACCTCCCCTTCTCAGCGCAGAAAGATTTCGTGCCCGTCGCGCTCGCGGCGCAGACCCCCAGCCTCGTCGTGCTTCACCCGTCAGTCGCGGCGAAAACCTTTGGCGAGTTCATCGCGCTCGCTAAAGCCAAGCCGCGCGGACTCAACTACGCGCATGCGGGCGTGGGTACGCTCGGGCACCTCTCAATGGAGCTCCTGACGATGCAATCGGGCGTGCAGGTCAACCACATTCCTTACAAGGGCACCGGCCCGGCGTTGGTGGATACGATCAGCGGACAGACTGCGTTCATGATCACGAGCGCGCTCACTGCGGCGCCGCACGTGCGCAACGCCAGGCTGCGGGCAATTGCGATCACGAGCGCCAAGCGGTCTGCGGCATGGCCTGATATACCGACTGTTGCGGAATCGGGTTATCCAAACTATCTCGCAGTCGGCTGGGCCGGTGTGTTCGCACCGGCGCGCGTGCCGCGGACACTTCCAGCGCGACTCAATGCCGACATCAACCGCGCGCTGGCGTCGCCTGATACGCGAGATCGCCTGCTTGCGTCGGGCTCTGAGCCCGGGTCTTTGACCAGCGACGAGTTTGGCGCGTTCGTGCGTGCTGAAATCGCGCGATGGGGACAAGTGATACGCGCAGCGGCTATCAAGCCTGAGTGA
- a CDS encoding tripartite tricarboxylate transporter substrate binding protein → MSRHISTGLAALALVVCATSAFAQNYPTRPVRVIVPWPAGGSIGTTARIVTQRLSTLLHGSFVVDNRAGAAGTIGAELAAKSPADGHTLMVHSATHVANATTYKHLPYRTIEDFTPIAFLSAQPAVLVVHSSLSVKSTREFIALAKSRPAQINYASSGNGSSPHLAMGLFATTANISLTHVPFRGGPPAITSLLAGETQASIATLPNALPHVTAGRIRALGVTTAKRVASTPNIPTIAESGLPGYEMNPWISLFGPAGLKRELVAELNTTVNKILREPDIAKSMVNQGLEAWSGTPEQLAARMRADLDKFAKLIKAIGVTND, encoded by the coding sequence ATGAGCAGACACATTTCAACCGGGCTGGCTGCTCTCGCGCTCGTCGTGTGCGCCACCTCGGCTTTCGCGCAGAATTATCCTACGCGCCCCGTCCGCGTGATCGTGCCCTGGCCCGCCGGCGGCTCTATCGGCACGACGGCCCGCATCGTCACCCAGCGTCTCTCAACCCTACTCCACGGAAGCTTCGTGGTGGACAACCGCGCAGGCGCCGCCGGCACGATCGGCGCAGAGCTCGCTGCGAAATCGCCCGCTGACGGTCACACCCTGATGGTGCATTCGGCGACGCACGTGGCGAATGCAACGACATACAAACACCTGCCGTACCGCACCATCGAAGACTTCACGCCGATTGCTTTCCTTTCGGCCCAGCCTGCAGTGCTGGTGGTGCATTCCTCGCTTTCAGTCAAATCGACGCGGGAATTCATCGCGCTCGCCAAAAGCCGGCCGGCCCAGATCAACTACGCCTCGTCTGGCAATGGCAGCTCACCGCATCTCGCCATGGGGCTCTTCGCTACGACCGCGAATATCAGTCTCACGCATGTGCCCTTTCGCGGCGGACCACCGGCAATCACTTCGCTGCTGGCAGGAGAAACGCAGGCCTCCATCGCGACGCTGCCCAACGCGCTGCCACACGTTACCGCTGGACGCATTCGCGCGCTCGGCGTGACGACGGCGAAGCGTGTCGCAAGCACGCCGAATATCCCCACGATCGCCGAGTCGGGCCTGCCGGGATATGAAATGAACCCCTGGATTTCGCTGTTCGGACCTGCAGGTCTCAAGCGCGAACTCGTCGCAGAGCTCAATACGACTGTGAATAAGATCTTGCGAGAACCGGATATTGCCAAGAGTATGGTGAATCAGGGGTTGGAAGCCTGGAGCGGCACGCCGGAGCAGCTGGCGGCACGTATGCGCGCCGACCTCGACAAATTCGCGAAGCTCATCAAGGCGATTGGCGTGACCAACGACTGA